The genomic region CCGCAAACCAATATGTAAGCGAATTTAAATTTACCATGAATTAAAACGTTATCATATACAATTTCCTTATAGCACGTAAAACTACCATTCTTGATAAGAATAGCAGCAAAACTGACTAATATTCCGCATTTTTCTAAACTAACGTTTGTTACCAGATATCCGCATAATGGTAGGCAGTATTTGAGCTCTGGTTGACAGTAATAATTTCCGTAATAGTATTCAATTTTACCACTTTGGTTAACCATTGTAACGTAACCATTGAGAGAGGTAATACTGTAATTTGAAAGAGTAGAATCAATACATGTAATATTTAAAATTTCATCTGCTAATTTAAATTCATGTTTTAATGTAAGAAATTCTAAAACATTCTGAAGCCAATAGACTTGGCTACAAGTTTTCAGTACTACATTAAGTTGTAAAGAAGCAGAACATGGAGGTACTAAATTTTGTGAATAATTATAAGCTAAAATACAACTAATGTTAAATTTACCTAAAATAGAAGTAGTTTTTATTAAATAAGGTTTAGTCGCTTTTGTCTCATTAAGGATGCCATAACTAGCTATGCCTTCTGAAGATAATGATGAAAGTTTAAGATAAGGGTTAATAAAGCAAGGAATTACTTTATATGATAGATAAAATAACGAGTCTTTATATATGCATATTTTTATAAAAATATTCTTAGGATTTTTAAAATATACGTAAGAATAATTTGAGAAAACTATTGTTGTATTTTCATATTCTTTAATAATTTTATTGCACTGAATGATTTCAAAAGTCAATGATACATTAGATATAATAAAAGCCTTAAGAGCTTCTGGAGTTTCTAAGTCAGGTATAGGAATTAGAACGGATTCATTTGTACTAAATAAAAATGAAGGGCATAAAGCTTTTTGAATGCATTTTAATTTTATAATGTAATAATGAAAATTGAATTGATTAGTGCTTTTTACTACTACTTCATATTTACCTTGAATTAGTAAGAGCCCAGAAGTTAAATTATTTTTTGTATAATTCATATAAATTAATTTTTGGCAGGAATTATTGCTTATTCTTAAAATGGAAATATTAACATTCTCTCCATTTATATTGAAAATAAATGCAGAAGGAGAAGTGATATTAAGGATATAAGTATTACTACATTGTAAATATGCACTCACATAATTAACAATACTTAAAAGAATGAGGATAACAATTACCAGTTTTATAATGTGCATTTTATTGAACTATTAATGATTACCTATTTTAATCTTATCGTAGAAAGTAGTTTTGGACTTAGTTGAAAGTACTCTAACTCGTACTTTTTAAGCAATTTTAATGCACTCTTCGATATTGACGGAGCAACTATTCCTCCTCTAACCTTCTCTCCTTTCCAGCTTAAGTAATCAACGTATCTCTTTAGCTGAGAAACCGCTTCTAGTCCTGCTTGAGCTCTCTTAAACTCCAAGACTAAATATCCTGTAGAAGTCACTCCAAGCAAGTCTATTTTACCGAAGGGAGTTTGATACTCCCTTTCCAAAGGTATGAAATCTCTAGAAATTAATTCAGGATTTTTAACCACTTCTTCCACCATTTCGCTCTCACTACCAAATAAGTGAAATTCACCTTCGTCCACTTTCGATAAAGATAGATAATACACGATAGGCATTAAAATTTCCAAGACTTCCTTAGGTCTCTTCCTTTCCACATAAATCTTAAGTTCGTCACCTATTTCCACCTTAACTTCTGAACTTGAAGGTTGCCAATTAACGGGTTTGAGTTTTCTGTTACTATGAACTAAAACACTTCCGTCAGGCTTAAAGGTTATTAGTCTAGAACTGTAAGTAGCTATAGAGGAAGCTCTACCAGCGTATAGAATTTTGCATAATCCGAAGAGAGTAATAACATAGTTAGTCCTTTCATTCTCTAGAATATCCTTTACAGTAGAAAACTCTGGAAGGTCAAAGAATTTGTACTTTTCCATCATGAGTGGTAATACCTAGGAAATATTTTAATCTTACGAAATGCAAAGGTGATATCATGGATTTCCTAGACGAGATTCATAATGTAAGATATAGGTTAGCCATGGCACTTAAGGTTTCATCTTTTAAGGTCGGCGATTTTACTTACATTGAAACTTCTGACCCAAACAAGGATTTTGTAATAGGAGAAGAAGAAGGAAAGGTTTTCGTATTGCCTATAAATAAGGATTGCATAAAGTTTAGCCAGGATATAAAACATTGCCTCGGATTTGATTATTATTACAAAGAGCAATTTCCATGGAAGGAAGAAGTTAAAATAGGAGTGCTTGACAGGATTATTAGAATTTTAAAAGTATTTAATGACTACGATGAAATTAAGAATTATATAATCAACCAAGAAATTATTCAATATGAAGGAAAAGACTACGCAATGCTCGAAGGTGACCTTTATTTTTCTAACCCGTACGAAGAATTTCTTGACAAATTAAAAGACGATGATCTTGAGAACATAAAAAAGCTAAGTAAAGCTTACCAAGAGGTAAAGAATTTTCTTGACATACAAGTTGAAAATCCAACACCTGTTGAAGATATATATAAGGAAATAGAGAGTGAATTAATTAAGATAG from Acidianus ambivalens harbors:
- a CDS encoding thermopsin, whose protein sequence is MNYTKNNLTSGLLLIQGKYEVVVKSTNQFNFHYYIIKLKCIQKALCPSFLFSTNESVLIPIPDLETPEALKAFIISNVSLTFEIIQCNKIIKEYENTTIVFSNYSYVYFKNPKNIFIKICIYKDSLFYLSYKVIPCFINPYLKLSSLSSEGIASYGILNETKATKPYLIKTTSILGKFNISCILAYNYSQNLVPPCSASLQLNVVLKTCSQVYWLQNVLEFLTLKHEFKLADEILNITCIDSTLSNYSITSLNGYVTMVNQSGKIEYYYGNYYCQPELKYCLPLCGYLVTNVSLEKCGILVSFAAILIKNGSFTCYKEIVYDNVLIHGKFKFAYILVCGKHYTPIGSYYDAELVFGGGGNGEITKFCKLNATLWLFYLKKNTYVTFPNYFTFGEDTAEKAVNITVNFCKYYAKLTTGKENFRCYKASSYSIDPFHYHNISSLHNSSTKSITVITISSTHASNPNYYTYEILIPISLILSFILYYLLFRKR
- the nucS gene encoding endonuclease NucS → MMEKYKFFDLPEFSTVKDILENERTNYVITLFGLCKILYAGRASSIATYSSRLITFKPDGSVLVHSNRKLKPVNWQPSSSEVKVEIGDELKIYVERKRPKEVLEILMPIVYYLSLSKVDEGEFHLFGSESEMVEEVVKNPELISRDFIPLEREYQTPFGKIDLLGVTSTGYLVLEFKRAQAGLEAVSQLKRYVDYLSWKGEKVRGGIVAPSISKSALKLLKKYELEYFQLSPKLLSTIRLK